TCGTCAAAAGCATCTGCTGCATGCGGTCGTTGGCTACTTCATCGGACACTACAACAATTTTATTTATGTCTATAACTTTAAGCCATCCTTGAACTATTTGACCATGCACAAGCCGATCGTCAATTCTTACAAGTTCAATCGTCATAAACAAATACCCCTTTTATTTCATCTTGCTAAGCAGCATCTTTTTTACATTAATTACGCTTTTCTGTCCATCGATAAACACTTTATCGGCAAGCTCGGAAACGTCTTTTGCCGTCTTGACAGCAAATAAAGCTGACAACACCATAGGAAGATTTACCCCAGCCAAAATTTCCGTATTAAAAGATCTGCACGTCGGCGCTGCTGCATTACATGGCGTTCCGCCAATCATATCCGTAAGAATCAAGACCCCATCTTCATCGCTTATATTTTTAAGCAAAGAGTCAATTTTTACCTGCATATTGGCAAGACTATCCTGTGATCCTCTGTTTAAAGCATAAATATTCGGATGTTTTCCCGCAATCATCTCGGCAGAACTCAAAAGTTTCTGTGCAAGTTCCCCGTGAGCGACAATAATAATTTTAATCATTTCCTATTTTCCTTAATTATTTTCATTAAAGCTTTTACCAGTTTAAAACTGTCGTGGCGGGCGTAAATTTCATTGGAAAACAGGATGTTTTTTACTGTCTTTATTTTTACTTTATCAGCTTCAACCTGATATGAGCCGTATTTTTTATATCTTGCAGCGACATTATTCGGAATTTTTCCTCTGTTGATCAAAACGCAATCTATGATTCCTTCATAAGAATGCTTTTCTATCGCATTAATATGATCGGAGAGTTTATAATCTGTAGTTTCTCCGGGCTGCGTCATAATATTGCATACGTATATTTTATAAGCTCTGGACGATTTTACCGCGTCAACAACGCCGTCTATCAAGAAATTAACTATTATTGAAGTATACAAAGAGCCAGGTCCGAAAATCATAACGTCGGCATTTTTCAATGTTTCCAGCACTTCAGGTGCAGCAGGTGGATAAAAAGGATCCAGCGTTATTCTTCCGATTCTTTTGTTCGCTTTTGATATCAGACTTTCGCCTCTTATTATTTCCCTGTTTTCAAGTTCTGCTTCCAGAGTGATGTTTGAAAGAGTCGCAGGCAAAACTTTCCCTCTTATCGCCAACACTTCTCCGCTTTTGGCTATGGCATTGTCAAATCCACCGGAAATTGCGGACATCGCAGTCAAAAACAAATTGCCAAACGAATGCCCTGCGAGAGTTCCTTTGGCGGGAAACCTGTATTGAAAAAGCCTCGACATCAAGCTTTCCTCTTCCGAAAGAGCGACCAGACAATTTCTTATATCGCCCGGAGGCAGCACTCCCAATTCACTTCTGAGTATCCCCGAACTTCCACCGTCGTCTGCAACATTAACTATGGCAACGATGTCGCCGAAATATTTTTTCAATCCTCTCAGAAGTGTCGATAACCCACTTCCTCCACCCAAAGCGGCAATGCTTAAATTTTCCACATTATTTTCCACGTAAAATATCTCTGTGACTGACATTTACCTTATATTTTCTGTTTTTCAAAAAATCTGCAAGCTCTTCCACAGTAAAAACCGACCTGTGCCTTCCGCCCGTACAACCAACGGCTATCGTAAGATGACTTTTTCCTTCTTTAATATATCCTGGAAGAGTTTTTTCTATAAGTTTTGAAAATATATTGAAAAAAGACAAAAATTCTTTTTGTTTTCTTATGTAATCTTTTACCGCTTTGTCGCATCCCGTTTTAAATTTCAACTCATGCACATAGTTGGGATTAGTGATAAAACGCACATCAAAAACTATGTCAGCATCAGAAGGAATGCTGTATTTATAACCGAAAGAAGTTACTGAAATATTTAAATTTTCTTTTTTTGCGGACGTCCCCGTAAACTTTGAAATCCTGTCTTTAAGTTCTCCGATGGTCATATTCGATGTATCGATAACTTCATCCGCTATTACAAAAATTTTATCTATCACTTTTCTTTCAAGTTTTATACCCTCCATAACAGAATTGCTAAGTGGATGTTTCCGCCGCGTTTCGGAATATCTTTTGATAAGAACGTTTTTATCGGAATTAAAAAAAATTATTCTGTAATCTATCTTTTTATTCTTTAATATTTTAAGAATGTCCGTGATGGAATTTATCGACTTTCCTGCTCTGGCATCCACGCTCATTGCCACATTTTTATATTTTTCCGGATTTTTCAAGCATATGTCAATGAAATCTCCCGTCATTTGAAGAGGCATATTGTCAACACAGATAAAACCAAAATCTTCAAAAATTTTGAGCGCCTGGCTTTTCCCCGCGCCCGACATGCCCGATACTATATAGAACTTTGTCTTCATATTTTTTCTTTTGTAGAAATGATTTTTTGAAGTTTATTGCTTAAATCTTTCGCCGTAAAAAGACCTTTATTTTTAAGCCTCTGGTTAAGGCTGGCAGTTTCAACCAATATTGCAAGATTTCTTCCCGGTCCTACGGGAATAGTAACTTCTGGAACTCTTACCCCAAGTATATCTGCAAAATATTCGTCGATTCCCACTCTTTCGTACTTTTTAACCGATTCCCACTCTTCGAGTTTTATTACTAGCTCAATATGCGATTCATCAAGAATGTTCCCTATGCCGAATAGATTTCTGACGTCGATAATGCCCACGCCTCTTACTTCAATCAAATGTTTAGTTATTTCAAGTCCCGAACCGACCAAAGTCCTTCCCGAGCGTTTTTTTATATCTACTATGTCGTCAGCAACAAGCATATGTCCTCTTTTTACAAGCTCAAGAGCGCATTCGGACTTTCCGATCCCGGCTTTTCCGACTATCAACACTCCAAGCCCATAAACATTTGTGAGAACGCCGTGTAGTTTTATTGAAGAAGCAAGTTTCCCTTCAAGATAATAAATCAAGTCACCTATAAATGATGATGAGTTTAAAGTAGTTTTTATTAAAGGCACTTCAAGATCCGAAAATACTTTTATCATAAATTCGGAAGGTTTCAAATTCCTTGTCAAAATGCAACATGTAGAGTTTTTATGCGAGAAAATATTTTGAAGAAACTCAAACTGTTTCTCGCCAGGCAAAGAGCTTAAATACGTATATTCACCTGTTCCTATTACCTGAGTTCTTTCATAAGGAAAATGCTCAAAATAACCTGTAAATGCAAGACCCGGCCTATTAATATCGGAAACAGTGATTTTTCTGTCCAAGCCGCCTTTTCCAGTCAAAAGTTCAAGCTTTAAATCTTCGCTTTTTTCTTTTAAGAGAGTGCCCACATCCAAAAGCGGCATTAATAAGAGTCCTCTTGTTGTATGATCTTTATTATTTCTTCTTTTGCTTTTGCGTCTCTTATAGCCTGTCTTAAAAATTTATCTTTAAAAAGCCTAGATATTCTCGACAGCGCCTTAAGATGCTGCCCCGCGACTTCAACCGGACCTACCAAAAGAAAAATGATATGAACTGGCTCACCGTCAAGAGAATTAAACTCTATGCCTTTATGAGAGATCCCGAGAGCACCTACCTGCTCCTGTAAAACGTCGGTTTTTCCGTGCGGAATCGCGACGCCCTGCCCTATGCCGGTGGAACCGAGTTTTTCGCGCTCTAACACGACTTCAATAATTTCATCAGTCTTTTTAACTTTTTTTGTAGCTTTCAGCATCTCCACAAGCTCTACAATCGCAGATTTCTTGTCTGTAGCTTTGAGCTCAACATTAATTGAATCCGAACTTAAAAAATCCATAATCTTCATTTTCTATCCTCCGCTGATTATTCTTATATCGTTTTTTATCTTACTTCTTCGGGTTCAAGTAAAATGAGCGAACCGCCATCACTGCGGTACAACGCGTTTACCTTGTCGGTTTTACTATTTAAAAACATATACACTTTATATCCCAAAATGTCCATTTCACTTATAGCTTCTTCTATGCTAACGGGCTTTAAATCAAAGCGTTTAATTTCCGAAATTTTCGTTCTCGAATCTTCCATGGTATCATAAGAAAACACTTCCGATAAAGAACTTTTCTTTTCTTTGGAAACTTCAAGATTTTCTTTTCTGTGTATTTTTGAAATTTCTTTCCGCTTTCTGAGTTGTTTTTCAAGTTTATCTACGGTGAGATCTATTGACGCGTAAAGATCGGGAGATTGCTCTTTTGCCCTGAAAGTCATCTTGCCGACATGAAAATTGATTTCCGTTATCTGTCTGTTTTTCTCAACCGATAAAATAACATGAGACCAAACGCTATCACCGTCAAAGAATTTGCCGGACTTTGAAACCTTTTTACGCACATAAGAATCAATTGCGCTGGTAAGTTTAAGATGTCTTGCCGTAATGTTAATCTGCATTTTATATCTCCTTTTATATCAAATTCTTTCACTGATTTCAACGCTTTTTACATCTTAAAATTTTCTCCGAGATATACTTTTTTTGCCTTTGGATTTTCAAGAAGCTCTTTAGCATTTCCTTCCAGAAGTATTTTGCCTTCATAAATTATATATGCTCTGTCTATAATTTCAAGAGTCTCTCTTACATTGTGATCGGTAATGAGTATCCCCAAATCTCTGGTCTTAAGTTTCGCTATTATTCCCTGAATATCCGAAACGGTTATCGGATCTATTCCTACAAAAGGTTCGTCAAGAAGCAAAAATTTTGGGTCGTTTACCAATGCTCTGGCAATTTCAAGCCTTCTTTTTTCGCCGCCGGAAAGAGTAATGCTGAGCTGCTTTCTGAGTTTGGTAAGACCGAAATCCTCAAGTAGATTGTTGACTTTCTCCTTTTGCACTTTTTTTGAAACCGGGAGCATTTGAGCAATCGCGGACAAATTATTTTCAACGCTGAGACCTCTAAATATGGAAGGTTCCTGTGAAAGATAACCGACGCCAGCCCTCGAACGCTGATACATCGGCCAATTTGTTATCTCTTTATCATCGAGATAAATGCTGCCATCATAGGGTTTAATAAGCCCGACCGTCATATAAAACGTAGTTGTTTTTCCCGCGCCATTAGGACCCAAAAGTCCCACGACTTCTCCCTGCTTAACGTGAATATTCACTCCGTTTACAACCATTCTGTACTTATATTTCTTAAAAAGTTCTTCTGCTCTCAATATCATTTTATTTCATCTTCCATTTCAATCTTTCCAGTAACTTTACCATTCATTAATATTTTTTTATTATCGTCAGAATTATAGAAAGTCATTTTGTCGGCTTCATAGAGACCTTTTCTTCCATCATAATAAACGTCCGCAACCGGCCTTTTTTTGTCTTTTACCGTGACAACGCTTGACGTTTTTTTATAGAAAACCGCATTATCCGAAACAATCGTTCCTGAAGAAGTTATTATTTCTACATCTTTATAAGCGCTCAGCATTTCGAGGTTCTTGTCCAGATATATCTCTTTGGCGTTTAACATAAGAGGCAT
The window above is part of the Candidatus Endomicrobium procryptotermitis genome. Proteins encoded here:
- the rapZ gene encoding RNase adapter RapZ; the protein is MKTKFYIVSGMSGAGKSQALKIFEDFGFICVDNMPLQMTGDFIDICLKNPEKYKNVAMSVDARAGKSINSITDILKILKNKKIDYRIIFFNSDKNVLIKRYSETRRKHPLSNSVMEGIKLERKVIDKIFVIADEVIDTSNMTIGELKDRISKFTGTSAKKENLNISVTSFGYKYSIPSDADIVFDVRFITNPNYVHELKFKTGCDKAVKDYIRKQKEFLSFFNIFSKLIEKTLPGYIKEGKSHLTIAVGCTGGRHRSVFTVEELADFLKNRKYKVNVSHRDILRGK
- a CDS encoding PTS sugar transporter subunit IIA; this translates as MKIMDFLSSDSINVELKATDKKSAIVELVEMLKATKKVKKTDEIIEVVLEREKLGSTGIGQGVAIPHGKTDVLQEQVGALGISHKGIEFNSLDGEPVHIIFLLVGPVEVAGQHLKALSRISRLFKDKFLRQAIRDAKAKEEIIKIIQQEDSY
- the raiA gene encoding ribosome-associated translation inhibitor RaiA encodes the protein MQINITARHLKLTSAIDSYVRKKVSKSGKFFDGDSVWSHVILSVEKNRQITEINFHVGKMTFRAKEQSPDLYASIDLTVDKLEKQLRKRKEISKIHRKENLEVSKEKKSSLSEVFSYDTMEDSRTKISEIKRFDLKPVSIEEAISEMDILGYKVYMFLNSKTDKVNALYRSDGGSLILLEPEEVR
- the lptB gene encoding LPS export ABC transporter ATP-binding protein; amino-acid sequence: MILRAEELFKKYKYRMVVNGVNIHVKQGEVVGLLGPNGAGKTTTFYMTVGLIKPYDGSIYLDDKEITNWPMYQRSRAGVGYLSQEPSIFRGLSVENNLSAIAQMLPVSKKVQKEKVNNLLEDFGLTKLRKQLSITLSGGEKRRLEIARALVNDPKFLLLDEPFVGIDPITVSDIQGIIAKLKTRDLGILITDHNVRETLEIIDRAYIIYEGKILLEGNAKELLENPKAKKVYLGENFKM
- a CDS encoding YvcK family protein, whose product is MENNVENLSIAALGGGSGLSTLLRGLKKYFGDIVAIVNVADDGGSSGILRSELGVLPPGDIRNCLVALSEEESLMSRLFQYRFPAKGTLAGHSFGNLFLTAMSAISGGFDNAIAKSGEVLAIRGKVLPATLSNITLEAELENREIIRGESLISKANKRIGRITLDPFYPPAAPEVLETLKNADVMIFGPGSLYTSIIVNFLIDGVVDAVKSSRAYKIYVCNIMTQPGETTDYKLSDHINAIEKHSYEGIIDCVLINRGKIPNNVAARYKKYGSYQVEADKVKIKTVKNILFSNEIYARHDSFKLVKALMKIIKENRK
- the hprK gene encoding HPr(Ser) kinase/phosphatase: MPLLDVGTLLKEKSEDLKLELLTGKGGLDRKITVSDINRPGLAFTGYFEHFPYERTQVIGTGEYTYLSSLPGEKQFEFLQNIFSHKNSTCCILTRNLKPSEFMIKVFSDLEVPLIKTTLNSSSFIGDLIYYLEGKLASSIKLHGVLTNVYGLGVLIVGKAGIGKSECALELVKRGHMLVADDIVDIKKRSGRTLVGSGLEITKHLIEVRGVGIIDVRNLFGIGNILDESHIELVIKLEEWESVKKYERVGIDEYFADILGVRVPEVTIPVGPGRNLAILVETASLNQRLKNKGLFTAKDLSNKLQKIISTKEKI